A genome region from Labilibaculum antarcticum includes the following:
- a CDS encoding sodium:solute symporter family protein, which produces MNHLQVISILLLLLYFSGIMFIVLRSKASKNTEDYFLAGRQLPFWALAVTFIASWWGGGSAIDLVDHGFNQGVSSFWIYGMPVLFSTFLMYLFSKAIRKIGTITQPQLMELRYNKSVALLLSILILVFMILGVATQAVVIGKFFQAFFDIDYKIAALAGTSIVLLYSFFGGFKGVVVTDIIQFVFLLIAAIVLFIFTYNHSGGFERVYEIAIASDKPEFFSFFHNLSNNFVFIITFGCSWMIQANIWQRISATKTPADAKKMMALAFVVFIPLYLIVTLTGVLSLGLFDSVPEGGIVPAIIIQYMPVGLAAFMFLGLCSAIMSTMDSMINTGALVLSVDIFKNRFRPLAKPEQMVWAGKISTVIIAFLGLLLALEIRSILKITWIGSDFLATGAFVPLILAFIWKRGNSKAATASILFGLLFSTYNLLIALGVKLPTAWEIASVQQAGIGMVASLLIFVFVSLITKPETEKAKAFIEKAGMIK; this is translated from the coding sequence ATGAACCATCTTCAAGTAATTTCCATACTCCTTTTACTGCTCTATTTTTCAGGAATCATGTTCATTGTTCTCCGGTCGAAAGCAAGTAAAAATACTGAAGATTACTTTTTAGCCGGCCGTCAACTTCCCTTTTGGGCCTTAGCTGTTACATTCATAGCATCGTGGTGGGGAGGCGGATCTGCCATCGATTTGGTGGATCATGGATTTAATCAAGGAGTCAGCTCGTTTTGGATTTATGGAATGCCGGTTCTTTTCTCCACTTTTTTAATGTACTTGTTCTCGAAAGCGATTCGAAAAATAGGAACCATTACCCAACCTCAATTAATGGAGTTGCGCTATAACAAATCCGTTGCCCTTCTTCTCTCCATACTCATACTTGTTTTCATGATTTTAGGAGTAGCCACACAAGCGGTGGTGATCGGGAAATTCTTTCAGGCCTTTTTCGATATCGATTACAAAATTGCAGCCTTGGCAGGTACAAGCATTGTTCTTCTCTACTCTTTCTTTGGCGGATTTAAGGGTGTAGTAGTTACTGACATCATTCAGTTTGTGTTTCTACTGATTGCGGCCATTGTGCTTTTCATCTTCACCTACAATCACTCAGGAGGCTTTGAGCGGGTTTATGAGATTGCTATAGCCTCTGACAAGCCGGAGTTCTTTTCCTTCTTTCACAACCTCTCTAACAACTTTGTATTCATTATTACCTTTGGCTGTTCGTGGATGATACAAGCCAACATTTGGCAACGCATTTCGGCAACCAAGACTCCTGCCGATGCCAAAAAGATGATGGCATTGGCTTTTGTGGTTTTTATTCCTTTATACCTCATCGTAACACTAACCGGCGTACTTAGCCTTGGTTTATTCGATTCGGTGCCCGAAGGAGGAATTGTACCAGCCATCATCATTCAATACATGCCGGTTGGTCTTGCGGCTTTTATGTTTCTGGGTTTGTGCTCGGCCATTATGTCGACCATGGATTCGATGATTAATACCGGCGCCTTGGTTTTAAGTGTGGATATTTTCAAAAATCGATTTCGCCCATTGGCAAAGCCAGAGCAAATGGTTTGGGCTGGTAAAATCTCAACCGTAATCATTGCCTTTCTGGGATTGCTGCTTGCTCTTGAAATTCGTTCGATTCTAAAAATCACCTGGATTGGTTCCGATTTCCTGGCAACAGGAGCATTTGTGCCACTGATTCTTGCCTTTATTTGGAAAAGAGGAAATTCAAAAGCGGCTACTGCCTCTATCCTATTTGGTTTGCTGTTTTCTACCTACAATCTGCTTATCGCCTTGGGCGTAAAATTACCAACAGCATGGGAAATTGCCTCGGTTCAGCAGGCAGGAATTGGTATGGTCGCTTCACTCCTAATATTTGTATTCGTTAGCCTGATAACCAAACCAGAAACAGAAAAAGCAAAGGCATTTATCGAGAAAGCAGGGATGATAAAGTAA
- a CDS encoding glycosyltransferase family 4 protein has translation MKVLMFGWEFPPHISGGLGTACYGLTKGLAKIEDLDIVFVVPKAHGDEDQSTMSLVGANSVSIQQVQTHIENFKSQHTYLEVESQLIPYNDPDEYYTFRSQDLFGKNKFFKVDNEGKLEFSGKYGTDLMEEIYKYAFVASSIAAEHDHDVIHAHDWLCYPAGIAAKEMSGKPLVIHVHATDFDRSGGNVNPKVYEIEKMGMDAADKIIAVSNLTRNIVIEKYGQNPDKVVTVYNAVEPVSMEEKAKIKKGVKEKVVTFLGRITMQKGPEYFVEAAHQVLKRTNNVRFVMAGSGDLLEQMVDRAAQLGISDKFHFTGFLKGDDVFNMFLLSDVYVMPSVSEPFGISPLEAMQSNVPVIISKQSGVSEILTHAVKVDYWDIDAMADAIYGIIKYDSLSEVFKEEGKEEVDNLKWAKAAINVHDVYNSAIQLFEQQIKN, from the coding sequence ATGAAAGTTCTAATGTTTGGGTGGGAGTTTCCACCTCATATTTCCGGAGGGTTAGGTACTGCTTGTTACGGACTAACAAAAGGTTTGGCTAAAATTGAAGATCTGGATATTGTTTTTGTTGTTCCTAAGGCTCATGGAGATGAAGATCAGAGTACAATGAGCTTAGTTGGTGCGAATTCTGTTTCTATTCAGCAGGTTCAAACTCATATTGAAAATTTTAAGTCTCAGCATACCTATTTGGAAGTAGAATCGCAATTGATTCCCTATAATGATCCTGATGAATATTATACATTTAGGAGCCAGGATTTATTTGGAAAAAACAAGTTTTTTAAAGTTGATAACGAAGGGAAACTTGAATTTAGTGGAAAGTACGGTACTGATTTAATGGAGGAGATCTATAAATATGCTTTTGTAGCTTCCTCTATTGCTGCTGAACATGATCATGATGTAATACACGCACATGACTGGCTTTGTTATCCTGCAGGAATAGCTGCAAAAGAAATGTCTGGGAAACCATTGGTGATACACGTTCATGCTACTGATTTTGATAGAAGCGGAGGAAATGTAAATCCGAAGGTTTATGAGATTGAAAAAATGGGAATGGATGCTGCCGATAAAATTATTGCAGTGAGTAATTTAACCCGTAATATCGTTATCGAAAAATACGGACAGAATCCCGATAAGGTGGTTACTGTTTACAATGCGGTTGAACCTGTTTCTATGGAAGAAAAGGCGAAAATTAAAAAAGGAGTTAAAGAAAAAGTTGTAACTTTTTTAGGCCGGATAACAATGCAAAAAGGTCCGGAATATTTCGTCGAAGCTGCTCATCAGGTTTTGAAAAGAACAAATAATGTGCGATTTGTAATGGCCGGTAGTGGAGATTTGCTGGAACAAATGGTGGATAGAGCGGCTCAATTGGGTATCAGTGATAAGTTTCATTTTACAGGTTTTTTAAAGGGAGATGATGTTTTTAATATGTTCCTTTTAAGCGATGTATATGTGATGCCATCGGTATCGGAACCATTTGGAATCTCGCCTTTGGAGGCAATGCAATCAAATGTTCCTGTTATTATATCAAAGCAGTCAGGAGTATCGGAAATTCTGACTCACGCTGTAAAAGTTGATTATTGGGATATTGATGCAATGGCTGATGCCATTTACGGAATTATTAAGTATGATTCTCTTTCGGAAGTTTTTAAGGAAGAGGGGAAAGAGGAAGTGGATAATTTGAAATGGGCCAAAGCGGCAATTAATGTTCATGATGTCTACAACTCAGCAATTCAATTATTCGAACAACAAATTAAAAATTAA
- a CDS encoding glycogen debranching enzyme N-terminal domain-containing protein: MDYLKFDKAQLVNTEYSLKKEYIRTNRAGSFASSTIINCNTRKYHGLLICPIDNFGGENHVLLSSLDETIVQHDSPFHLGIHKFPGEYSPKGNKYVREYLMDPTPTIIYRVGGVVLRKELLLVEKEQRVLVRYTLLEANSSTTLRLQPFLAFRNIHSLTKANLDANTRSEDISNGIKIRLYQDFPYLYMQSSVESEFVHVPDWYYDIEYKEEKKRGYDYHEDLFVPGYFEMNIKKGESIVFSAGTKEISPKTLAKQFDSELKKRVRQDSFENCLENSAVQFFSKNSHGTRIINGFPWFSTSERNTYLSLPGLTLARGDQKTFLDAFDTVFKRVCNRFSKDPAVNEGRFSVDVPLWSFWTLQKYIEAGADRKEIWKKYSKKIKEIFQSYKHGSNLAIKMHDNGLLWIMEQGVTWMNVKHRGVSLNRRMGYVVEINALWYNAICFALEMAGEAKDTKFVAEWAGVKENLKESFIDAFWDESKSYLADYVDDTHKSWAVRPNQLFAVSLPYSCLSDNQKKAVLDVLENELLTPRGLRTLSPKNHEYEGVIEGNEESRSKAFHYGSVYPWLIGHFAEAYLKLHKLSGETKIKRWLAVFEDSLLEHGLGTVSEIYSGNPPHKPNEATSYGLSVAEIIRVTKMFNKSSLK; encoded by the coding sequence ATGGACTACCTTAAATTTGACAAAGCTCAATTGGTAAATACAGAGTATTCTCTGAAAAAAGAATACATTCGAACCAATCGTGCAGGCTCTTTTGCCTCTTCGACTATTATTAATTGCAATACCCGCAAATATCATGGACTCTTAATATGTCCAATAGATAATTTTGGTGGTGAAAATCATGTTCTTTTATCATCCTTAGATGAGACAATAGTTCAGCATGATTCCCCTTTTCATTTGGGGATTCATAAATTTCCCGGAGAATATAGCCCGAAAGGCAATAAATATGTTCGTGAGTATTTAATGGATCCAACTCCTACAATAATTTACCGTGTAGGTGGTGTGGTGTTACGAAAAGAGTTGCTTTTGGTTGAAAAAGAGCAACGGGTTTTGGTTCGTTACACTTTACTGGAAGCAAATTCGTCAACAACTTTGCGTTTGCAGCCTTTTTTGGCATTTAGGAATATTCATTCCTTAACAAAGGCAAATCTGGATGCTAATACCCGATCCGAAGATATCAGTAATGGTATTAAAATACGTTTGTATCAGGACTTTCCATATTTATACATGCAGTCTTCGGTTGAGTCGGAGTTTGTACATGTACCGGATTGGTACTATGATATAGAGTACAAAGAGGAAAAGAAAAGAGGATATGATTACCATGAGGATCTTTTTGTTCCCGGCTATTTCGAGATGAATATTAAAAAGGGAGAATCCATTGTGTTTTCGGCCGGAACGAAAGAAATTTCGCCCAAGACACTAGCTAAACAATTCGATTCGGAGTTAAAGAAAAGAGTACGTCAAGACAGTTTTGAGAACTGTTTGGAAAATTCAGCGGTTCAATTCTTTTCAAAGAACAGTCACGGAACACGTATCATAAACGGTTTCCCTTGGTTTAGTACCAGCGAACGAAATACTTATTTATCCTTGCCAGGACTAACTTTGGCAAGAGGTGATCAGAAAACTTTTCTGGATGCGTTTGATACTGTATTTAAGAGGGTTTGCAATCGCTTTTCGAAAGATCCTGCTGTTAATGAAGGAAGATTTTCTGTTGACGTTCCATTGTGGTCATTTTGGACCCTGCAAAAATACATTGAAGCGGGAGCAGACCGAAAGGAGATTTGGAAAAAATACAGTAAAAAGATCAAGGAAATATTTCAATCCTATAAACATGGGTCTAATTTGGCTATTAAGATGCATGACAATGGATTGCTCTGGATTATGGAGCAAGGAGTAACCTGGATGAATGTTAAGCATCGTGGGGTTAGTTTGAACCGGCGAATGGGTTATGTTGTTGAGATTAATGCGCTTTGGTACAATGCAATTTGTTTTGCATTAGAAATGGCTGGGGAAGCTAAAGACACTAAGTTTGTTGCAGAATGGGCAGGTGTTAAAGAAAATTTGAAAGAATCATTTATTGATGCATTTTGGGATGAAAGTAAATCATATCTGGCGGATTATGTAGATGATACTCATAAGAGTTGGGCTGTTCGCCCCAACCAATTATTTGCAGTATCGCTTCCTTACTCCTGTCTCTCTGATAATCAGAAGAAAGCTGTGCTGGATGTGCTTGAGAACGAACTATTAACACCAAGAGGCTTACGAACACTCTCACCCAAAAATCATGAATATGAGGGAGTGATTGAAGGAAACGAAGAAAGCCGAAGTAAGGCATTTCATTATGGATCGGTTTACCCTTGGTTGATAGGGCATTTTGCTGAAGCTTATTTAAAGCTCCATAAATTGAGTGGTGAAACTAAGATTAAAAGATGGTTAGCCGTATTCGAAGATAGTTTGCTCGAGCATGGCTTGGGCACTGTATCTGAAATTTACAGCGGAAATCCGCCTCACAAGCCGAATGAGGCTACTTCTTACGGGTTAAGTGTGGCAGAAATTATTAGAGTTACTAAAATGTTTAATAAATCATCTTTAAAATAA
- a CDS encoding ATP-binding protein: MKGRKTVFENEKLTFQEIEKSTSAALVCDGTQIHNANKAAVKLLESESVDQLVNANFLDLSSPIQANGKISEELFTCRQKDACEKGIVNFEWIVKTAKGRLRPIGITLIPLEFSGDKMFCIYMNDSALVNDIEAKEAQEYPFDRFIFNIQDIAVVGYDKNRKITYWNKTSEKNYGYTKEEAVGKYLEDLIIPDQTKADFISAVVNFYESNISIPSAEIILKSKAGLPVYAFASYAMLKNREGENEVYCINFDISGRKRAEKLQNVLQTITHAVNSSKNLEKLIQLVKREIGSVIDATHFYISLYNSESETIEVPYVRTSKVKFEFVPFGITLSSYVLKTQRPLLAKSRRLLQLLKSGEIKMLEPGLKVWLGIPLKVKQKLIGVLAIQSFTDENAYSKDDLKFLKVISHEVSVAIERIKMDNEIKAALEKAKESDRLKSAFLANMSHEIRTPMNGILGFLELLKKPNITKENIQRYTQIMDQSGQRLLETINDILDISRIEAGQVKSDLKEMNVNKILDELFAFFEEQTSSKNVNLKLHKGIPGSDFIIISDQVKIESILTNLIKNAIKFTDSGKIEMGYRIENCELVFFVIDTGVGIEEESLSLIFNRFEQIAGNIKKVQQGSGLGLAISKSYVDMLKGKMWVNSKVKHGSEFYFTIPLQLPKNRMTNGADYSEKGYVQPNVLVVENDPEITLSLQEILDGFAKTVIHVKTGLEAVAKCQYCQAIDVVLISADLPCVDGYQTAGLIREFNTSIIVLAMIDDAKEGEQDKALNSGCDGFITKPIKSVEVLESIGVFFKNKTTE, from the coding sequence ATGAAAGGGAGAAAAACAGTCTTTGAGAATGAAAAGTTAACTTTTCAAGAAATTGAAAAATCTACTTCTGCTGCACTTGTTTGCGATGGTACCCAAATACACAATGCAAATAAGGCTGCAGTCAAACTTCTTGAATCCGAATCTGTTGATCAATTGGTGAACGCCAATTTTCTCGATCTGTCTTCCCCCATACAAGCAAACGGAAAAATATCGGAGGAATTATTTACATGCAGGCAAAAGGATGCCTGCGAAAAAGGAATTGTCAATTTTGAATGGATCGTAAAAACGGCAAAAGGAAGACTTCGACCCATTGGGATAACGCTTATTCCGCTCGAATTTTCCGGTGATAAAATGTTCTGTATTTATATGAATGATTCAGCCTTAGTAAATGATATAGAAGCAAAAGAGGCTCAGGAATACCCTTTTGATCGATTTATTTTTAATATTCAGGATATTGCCGTTGTTGGCTATGATAAAAACAGAAAAATAACCTACTGGAACAAAACGAGCGAGAAAAATTATGGTTACACAAAGGAGGAAGCCGTAGGTAAATATCTGGAAGATTTAATTATCCCCGATCAAACGAAGGCAGATTTTATAAGTGCTGTTGTTAATTTCTATGAGAGCAACATATCCATTCCCAGTGCCGAAATTATCTTAAAGAGTAAGGCTGGTTTACCTGTTTATGCCTTCGCGAGTTATGCAATGTTGAAAAATAGGGAGGGTGAAAATGAAGTGTACTGCATCAATTTTGATATCTCAGGAAGGAAACGGGCAGAAAAGCTGCAGAATGTATTGCAAACCATTACCCATGCTGTTAATAGTAGCAAGAACCTCGAAAAACTAATTCAGTTGGTAAAGAGAGAGATCGGTTCTGTTATTGATGCAACTCATTTTTACATTTCTCTTTACAATTCGGAAAGTGAGACCATTGAGGTGCCCTATGTGAGAACAAGTAAAGTCAAATTCGAGTTTGTACCCTTTGGAATTACTTTAAGTTCATATGTGCTTAAGACTCAGCGGCCTTTGTTGGCGAAAAGCAGGAGGTTACTTCAGCTTTTAAAGTCAGGAGAAATTAAAATGTTGGAGCCGGGGCTTAAAGTATGGCTTGGTATTCCTTTAAAGGTGAAACAAAAATTAATTGGAGTATTGGCAATACAAAGTTTTACTGATGAAAATGCATATAGTAAAGATGATCTTAAGTTTTTGAAAGTAATTTCTCATGAGGTGAGTGTTGCTATTGAAAGAATAAAAATGGATAATGAGATTAAGGCAGCTTTAGAAAAAGCAAAGGAAAGTGATCGGTTGAAATCAGCTTTTTTAGCCAATATGAGCCACGAAATCCGCACTCCGATGAATGGTATTCTGGGCTTTTTAGAATTGTTGAAAAAACCCAATATAACCAAGGAGAATATTCAACGCTATACTCAAATTATGGATCAGAGTGGGCAAAGGCTTCTTGAAACCATAAACGACATCCTTGATATTTCAAGAATTGAAGCGGGTCAGGTAAAGTCAGATCTTAAGGAAATGAATGTTAACAAAATACTGGATGAGTTATTTGCGTTTTTCGAGGAGCAAACTTCAAGTAAAAATGTGAATTTGAAATTGCATAAAGGAATTCCCGGTAGCGATTTTATCATCATTTCCGATCAGGTGAAAATTGAATCGATACTAACAAATTTGATTAAAAATGCCATTAAATTTACCGATTCGGGTAAGATAGAGATGGGCTACAGAATAGAGAATTGTGAACTTGTCTTTTTTGTTATCGACACAGGTGTTGGAATTGAGGAAGAGAGCTTGAGTCTTATTTTCAATCGTTTTGAGCAAATCGCCGGCAACATCAAAAAAGTACAGCAAGGTTCAGGATTGGGATTAGCCATTTCTAAATCGTATGTAGATATGCTAAAGGGGAAGATGTGGGTTAACTCAAAAGTAAAGCATGGTTCGGAATTCTACTTTACGATACCCTTGCAGCTTCCGAAAAATAGGATGACCAATGGTGCTGACTATTCTGAGAAAGGCTACGTGCAGCCAAATGTACTAGTGGTTGAAAATGATCCGGAAATCACCTTATCGCTACAAGAAATTTTGGATGGTTTTGCCAAAACTGTAATTCACGTTAAAACCGGACTCGAAGCTGTTGCTAAATGCCAATATTGCCAGGCGATTGATGTGGTGCTGATAAGTGCCGATCTTCCATGTGTTGACGGTTATCAAACCGCCGGATTAATTCGTGAATTCAATACTTCTATAATCGTGTTGGCGATGATTGATGATGCAAAAGAGGGTGAACAAGACAAGGCGTTAAATTCTGGCTGTGATGGTTTTATTACCAAACCAATAAAGTCGGTTGAGGTTTTAGAATCCATCGGCGTCTTTTTTAAGAATAAAACTACGGAATAG
- a CDS encoding glycoside hydrolase family 57 protein: MKALCLYFQIHKPLRLRRYRFFDIGNDHYYYDDYTNESIMRQIVDESYLPANKIILELLKKNKGKFKISFSITGIALDQFEQYAPEVIDSFKELAKTGDVEFLAETYSHSLASLINQDEFVQQVTSHSDKIEDLFGRRPTVFRNTEMIYSDEIGAMVAKMGYKAILTEGAKHILGWKSPNYLYCNAINPKLKILMRNYKLSDDISFRFSSKGWKEWPLTTTKLVGWLNEMDDKEDLVNIFMDYDTFGEHQKKESGIFEFLAHLPQDVILKSKYKFSTPSEVAAEFHPIAQAHVPNVISWADEERDLSAWLGNKLQDEAFQKLYALRDDVLAVNDDRINKDWKYLQASDHFYYMCTKFTSDGDAHSSFNPYSSPYDAFINYMNVVSDFQIRLKELKEGVAVDPKELQNQLIQKDEIIAKYEQQLSELNI; encoded by the coding sequence ATGAAGGCACTTTGTTTATATTTTCAGATTCACAAACCATTACGTTTAAGAAGATACAGATTTTTCGATATCGGTAACGATCACTACTATTACGATGATTATACCAATGAGTCGATCATGAGACAAATTGTGGATGAATCTTATTTGCCGGCAAATAAGATTATTCTGGAATTGTTGAAGAAGAATAAAGGGAAATTTAAAATATCATTCTCCATTACGGGAATTGCTTTGGATCAATTTGAACAATATGCTCCTGAGGTGATTGATAGTTTTAAAGAACTGGCAAAAACCGGTGATGTGGAGTTCTTAGCGGAAACTTATTCTCATTCTCTTGCCTCATTAATCAATCAAGATGAATTTGTTCAGCAAGTTACCAGCCACAGCGATAAAATAGAAGATCTTTTTGGAAGACGACCTACTGTATTTAGAAATACAGAAATGATTTATTCTGATGAAATTGGTGCAATGGTTGCCAAAATGGGCTATAAGGCAATTTTAACAGAAGGGGCAAAGCATATTTTAGGATGGAAGAGTCCAAATTATTTGTATTGTAATGCCATTAATCCGAAGCTGAAAATTTTAATGCGCAACTATAAATTGAGTGATGATATTTCATTTCGGTTTTCATCTAAAGGATGGAAAGAATGGCCACTTACAACTACAAAATTGGTTGGCTGGTTAAACGAAATGGATGATAAAGAGGATTTGGTGAATATATTCATGGATTACGATACATTCGGAGAACATCAGAAGAAAGAATCTGGGATTTTTGAGTTTCTGGCTCACCTTCCACAGGATGTTATTCTCAAATCGAAATATAAATTTTCTACTCCTTCGGAAGTTGCCGCAGAATTTCACCCAATTGCACAAGCACATGTGCCTAATGTTATTTCCTGGGCCGATGAAGAGCGCGATTTGTCAGCGTGGTTGGGAAATAAACTTCAAGATGAAGCTTTTCAAAAACTATACGCTTTGCGTGATGATGTTTTGGCTGTAAATGATGATCGAATTAATAAGGATTGGAAATATTTACAAGCCAGCGACCATTTTTATTACATGTGTACCAAGTTTACTTCAGATGGTGATGCACATTCTTCTTTTAATCCTTACAGTTCGCCTTACGATGCTTTTATTAATTACATGAACGTAGTAAGCGATTTTCAGATACGTTTAAAAGAACTCAAAGAAGGAGTGGCAGTTGATCCCAAAGAGTTGCAAAATCAGCTCATACAAAAGGATGAAATAATCGCTAAATATGAACAGCAATTGAGCGAATTGAATATTTAA